In a single window of the Flavivirga spongiicola genome:
- a CDS encoding DUF1697 domain-containing protein codes for MKTYIALLRGINVSGQKKVPMAELRELLSNSGLKEVQTYIQSGNVIFKSTEEDLQKLAFKIHNAIKTHFGFEVPILVKTHQDLKEVFDNCPFPEEKKINSYFTLLYSVPDIDLINEAAKITYPNEEFAITNDCIYFYCSTGYRKAKYSNNFFERKLKTTATARNYKTMIKLLELSLNVS; via the coding sequence ATGAAAACATACATCGCACTTTTAAGAGGAATAAATGTTAGCGGGCAAAAAAAAGTTCCCATGGCAGAGTTGAGAGAGTTACTCTCTAATTCTGGCTTAAAGGAAGTACAGACTTATATCCAAAGCGGGAATGTGATTTTTAAATCAACAGAAGAGGATTTACAAAAGTTAGCGTTTAAAATACATAATGCTATCAAAACACATTTCGGTTTTGAAGTACCAATTCTTGTTAAAACCCATCAAGATTTAAAGGAGGTTTTTGATAATTGCCCATTTCCTGAAGAGAAAAAAATAAACAGTTATTTTACGCTGTTGTATAGCGTTCCAGACATAGATTTAATCAACGAAGCTGCAAAAATAACATACCCAAATGAAGAGTTTGCAATCACGAATGACTGTATTTATTTTTATTGTTCTACAGGTTATAGAAAGGCAAAATACAGTAATAATTTTTTTGAGCGTAAACTGAAAACAACAGCAACAGCAAGAAACTATAAGACGATGATAAAGCTTTTAGAATTGTCTTTAAACGTATCTTAA
- a CDS encoding bifunctional alpha/beta hydrolase/OsmC family protein — translation MKSSKLNIQNNKGLKLQAYLELPANQKPNYFAIFAHCFTCTSSLSAVKNISRALTNYGFGVVRFDFTGLGRSEGEFAESHFSANVDDLIAVSNYMNSNYEAPSLLIGHSLGGAAVLSAASQLENVKAVATIGAPATVSHVTHLFSHGIDAIKEKGEVEVNIGGRPFKINKDFVEDFDKTDLPSIVKKLRKPLLILHAPTDTVVGIKNAEQLYHHAHHPKSFVTLDNADHLLSNPSDSKYAGNVIGTWVQRYFEFKENKMLETKGEQLVGHLNLIEDHFTTAIQTKNHTMIADEPSSIGGDDFGPSPYEYLNAGLVACTAMTLKMYAQRKQWDLQEVFVYVTHSRKHSDDLGLEIETPTYLDHISKKLKFVGDLDEKQKERLKEIASKCPVHKTIASEVVFNTTIIND, via the coding sequence ATGAAAAGCTCAAAATTAAATATTCAAAATAATAAAGGTTTAAAACTTCAGGCATATCTAGAGTTACCGGCAAATCAAAAACCAAATTACTTTGCCATTTTTGCACACTGTTTTACATGTACAAGTTCATTAAGTGCCGTAAAAAATATTAGTAGAGCTTTAACGAACTACGGTTTTGGAGTCGTAAGATTCGATTTTACGGGTTTAGGTAGAAGTGAGGGGGAGTTTGCAGAGAGCCATTTTTCTGCCAATGTAGATGATTTGATTGCCGTAAGCAATTATATGAATTCTAACTATGAAGCGCCTTCACTATTAATCGGTCATTCGTTAGGAGGCGCAGCAGTATTGTCGGCAGCTTCCCAATTAGAAAACGTTAAAGCAGTTGCAACTATTGGAGCACCGGCCACGGTAAGCCATGTAACACATTTATTCTCCCATGGTATAGATGCCATTAAAGAGAAAGGTGAGGTAGAAGTTAATATTGGAGGACGCCCTTTTAAAATTAATAAGGACTTTGTTGAAGATTTTGATAAAACCGATTTGCCTTCTATTGTGAAGAAATTACGAAAACCATTATTAATTTTACATGCACCCACAGATACCGTTGTAGGGATTAAAAATGCAGAACAGTTATACCATCATGCACATCATCCAAAAAGTTTTGTAACGCTTGATAATGCCGACCATTTATTATCAAACCCAAGTGATAGTAAATATGCGGGAAATGTAATCGGTACCTGGGTTCAACGTTATTTTGAATTTAAAGAAAATAAAATGCTTGAAACTAAAGGGGAGCAGTTAGTAGGGCATTTAAATTTGATTGAAGACCATTTTACAACAGCCATTCAAACTAAAAACCATACGATGATTGCAGATGAGCCTAGTTCTATTGGTGGAGATGATTTTGGGCCTTCACCTTATGAGTACCTCAATGCAGGCTTAGTCGCTTGTACAGCCATGACCTTAAAGATGTATGCACAGCGAAAGCAATGGGATTTACAGGAGGTATTTGTTTATGTAACGCATTCAAGAAAGCACAGTGATGATTTAGGTTTAGAAATAGAAACTCCTACTTACTTGGATCATATTAGTAAAAAGCTGAAATTTGTTGGTGATTTGGATGAAAAACAAAAAGAACGTTTAAAAGAAATTGCATCGAAATGTCCTGTGCATAAGACTATTGCAAGTGAAGTTGTTTTTAATACCACCATCATAAATGATTAA
- a CDS encoding endonuclease domain-containing protein — translation MKVYYNPKLKELARQLRNNSTKAEIKLWTYLRRNQMHNYDFHRQKPIDEFIVDFFCNKLQLAIECDGCSHEILEVYNKDIKKTKQLNELGIHVLRFSDYQILKDIDNVFRAIEDYIFKFEENNFTPPSIPPC, via the coding sequence ATGAAAGTATATTATAATCCAAAACTTAAAGAATTAGCTCGACAACTTCGCAATAATTCAACAAAAGCCGAAATAAAGTTATGGACTTACTTGAGAAGAAATCAAATGCATAATTATGATTTTCATAGACAAAAACCTATCGATGAGTTTATTGTAGATTTCTTTTGTAATAAATTGCAGTTAGCTATTGAATGTGATGGTTGTTCTCATGAAATATTAGAAGTTTATAATAAAGATATTAAGAAAACAAAACAATTAAATGAACTTGGGATTCATGTATTGCGCTTTTCAGACTATCAAATTTTGAAAGATATTGATAACGTTTTTCGTGCCATTGAAGATTATATTTTTAAATTTGAAGAAAATAATTTTACACCTCCCTCAATCCCTCCTTGTTAG
- a CDS encoding metallophosphoesterase: protein MHTKYRTILTLVIMFIFSACATYKPQYKSTNTSSSSPEKEIIHSFYLIGDAGNSALGSESEALRDFKVELNKAAKQSTALFLGDNIYPKGMPKKNEEGRAFAEHQMVVQTNAVKDFNGEAIFIPGNHDWYSNGLKGLKRQEEYIEKALGKNTFLPENGCPIEKVEINDHIVMIIIDSEWYLTNWDKHPTINDDCEIKTRAKFFEELESLLKKARGKTTVIAMHHPMFSNGPHGGQYDFTSHMKPIPVLGTLKNILRKTTGVSPADLQNKRYNTFKKRVVTLAQENEKSIFVSGHEHSLQYLVKDNLPQIISGAGSKATATRNVSDQFSSSDAGFARLDVFKDGSSYVRFYSAKEDKIIFQTEVISADKEEKHLNYNTTFPKEKIASVYTEEEVTKSGFYKSFWGERYRKYYGTKLNVPTVKLDTLFGGLSPYRKGGGHQSKSLHLINKEGKRYVMRAIRKSATVYLQAMAFKDQYIEGQFEGTATESLIQDFYTGSHPYAPFVTGGLSDAVNLFHTNPVLYYIPKQNALADFNKDFGNELYMIEEHVSDGHRNLESFGNANKIESTDDLMKKLRKDEKYIVDDDMYLRARLFDMAIGDWDRHVDQWRWAEFKDKKSGQVIYKPIPRDRDQAFSIMGDGALMKLATRIIPPLKLMEGFMDDVRNVKGFNFSPFSLDMTLLNKTKKKQWDEQVAFIQKNLTEEAIDEAFKAFPEEVRDETITKIKSTLLSRIKNLPTIADRYYKVLNKFAVIKGTDKDDLFEIERMINGETKLTAYRIKNGKKDTVFFERTYKREETKEIWIYGLDDKDVFKVIGKGDHLIKLRLIGGQNNDTYTIENGKKVALYDFKSKKSDFTTNKGSKNLTDDYETNIYDYTKPKNNTNQFIPTLGANPDDGFKIGFINTLTNYGFERNPFSSQHTFSGAYYFATSGFDFEYNGEFANVIASWNLALNAKYTSPNYSINFFGFGNSTPNLNADDEANFDMDYNRVKLSTLKLAPSLNWRGDLGGHFKLGLSYESIEVEETSDRFINTFYTANGQDNHKDFIGADATYTFENKDNEAFPTLGMQTSLQFGYKSNIDDSVGFAYFIPELGFDYKLVSSGQLVLATMAKAHFIFGDDYEFYQAASIGGDDGLRGYRNQRFSGENSFYQSTDLRLNLRKVKTGLLPLNIGIYGGFDYGRVWVENNMVLNNNPGFNSNTWNTSIGGGIFANAADIITLNLSAFNSDDGLRLAFKMGFGF from the coding sequence ATGCATACTAAATATAGAACCATCCTAACTTTAGTCATCATGTTTATATTCAGTGCTTGCGCTACATATAAACCACAATATAAAAGCACAAATACAAGCTCTTCTTCTCCAGAAAAAGAGATTATACATTCGTTTTATTTAATTGGAGATGCTGGAAATTCAGCTTTGGGGTCAGAATCTGAAGCATTACGAGATTTTAAGGTTGAATTAAATAAGGCAGCAAAACAAAGTACCGCATTGTTTTTAGGAGATAATATTTACCCAAAGGGGATGCCTAAAAAGAATGAAGAAGGTAGAGCGTTTGCAGAACATCAAATGGTCGTGCAAACAAATGCTGTTAAAGATTTTAATGGAGAGGCTATTTTTATTCCGGGAAACCATGATTGGTATAGTAACGGGTTAAAAGGTTTAAAAAGACAAGAAGAATATATTGAGAAAGCTTTAGGCAAAAATACGTTCTTACCTGAAAATGGTTGCCCTATTGAAAAAGTTGAGATTAATGATCATATAGTCATGATTATTATCGATTCTGAATGGTATTTAACCAATTGGGATAAACACCCAACTATAAATGACGATTGCGAGATAAAAACAAGAGCCAAATTTTTTGAAGAATTGGAAAGTTTACTAAAAAAAGCACGAGGTAAAACCACGGTTATTGCTATGCATCATCCCATGTTTAGCAATGGGCCTCATGGTGGGCAATATGATTTTACCTCTCATATGAAACCCATTCCCGTTTTAGGAACCTTAAAAAATATTCTTAGAAAAACCACTGGTGTTTCTCCAGCAGATCTTCAAAATAAAAGATATAATACTTTTAAAAAACGGGTTGTCACCTTAGCTCAAGAAAATGAAAAATCAATTTTTGTGTCTGGGCACGAACATAGTTTACAATATTTGGTAAAAGATAATTTACCGCAAATTATTAGTGGGGCAGGATCAAAAGCAACTGCAACAAGAAATGTTTCAGATCAATTTTCATCCAGTGATGCAGGTTTTGCTAGGTTAGATGTATTTAAAGATGGATCTTCATATGTGCGATTTTATTCAGCAAAAGAGGACAAAATAATATTTCAAACAGAAGTGATTTCTGCCGATAAAGAAGAAAAACATCTTAATTATAATACGACGTTTCCAAAAGAAAAAATAGCATCTGTTTATACGGAAGAAGAAGTAACTAAAAGTGGATTTTACAAATCTTTTTGGGGAGAACGTTACCGTAAATATTACGGAACCAAGTTGAATGTGCCAACGGTAAAATTGGATACGTTATTCGGTGGACTTTCACCATATAGAAAAGGAGGAGGACATCAATCGAAATCTCTTCATTTAATAAATAAAGAAGGGAAAAGGTATGTCATGCGGGCAATTCGAAAAAGCGCCACAGTATATTTGCAAGCCATGGCCTTTAAAGACCAGTATATCGAAGGTCAGTTTGAAGGCACAGCTACCGAAAGTTTAATACAAGATTTTTACACAGGGTCTCACCCATATGCACCGTTTGTTACTGGAGGGTTGTCTGATGCTGTTAACTTGTTTCATACCAATCCTGTATTGTATTATATCCCTAAGCAAAATGCTCTGGCAGATTTTAATAAGGATTTTGGAAATGAATTATACATGATTGAAGAACATGTTTCTGATGGACATAGGAACCTTGAAAGCTTTGGAAATGCTAATAAGATAGAGAGTACCGACGATTTAATGAAAAAACTTCGTAAAGACGAAAAATATATAGTTGATGATGACATGTATTTACGGGCGCGCTTGTTCGATATGGCTATAGGCGATTGGGATAGACATGTAGACCAATGGCGTTGGGCAGAGTTTAAAGATAAAAAATCAGGTCAAGTTATCTATAAACCCATTCCAAGAGATCGAGATCAGGCATTCTCTATTATGGGAGACGGTGCTTTAATGAAATTGGCGACCAGAATTATACCGCCATTAAAATTAATGGAAGGCTTTATGGATGATGTTAGAAATGTTAAAGGTTTTAATTTTAGCCCATTTTCATTAGATATGACCTTGCTTAATAAAACCAAAAAGAAACAATGGGATGAGCAGGTCGCATTCATTCAAAAGAATTTAACAGAAGAAGCTATTGATGAGGCTTTTAAGGCATTTCCAGAAGAAGTGAGAGATGAAACGATTACTAAAATAAAAAGCACATTGCTGTCCAGAATTAAAAATTTACCAACAATTGCAGATAGATATTATAAGGTACTAAACAAATTTGCGGTAATAAAGGGAACAGATAAAGATGATTTGTTTGAAATAGAACGAATGATAAATGGTGAGACTAAATTAACAGCATACCGTATTAAAAATGGAAAAAAAGATACAGTGTTTTTTGAAAGAACATACAAAAGAGAAGAAACGAAAGAAATTTGGATTTATGGTTTAGATGATAAAGATGTCTTTAAAGTAATTGGGAAAGGTGACCATTTAATAAAACTTCGACTTATTGGTGGGCAAAATAATGATACATATACTATTGAAAATGGTAAAAAAGTAGCTCTTTATGATTTTAAGTCTAAGAAGAGCGATTTTACGACTAATAAAGGGAGTAAAAATCTAACAGATGATTATGAAACCAATATATATGATTATACAAAGCCAAAAAATAATACCAACCAGTTTATACCTACATTAGGAGCTAATCCGGACGACGGATTTAAAATAGGCTTTATAAATACACTCACTAATTATGGGTTTGAGCGCAATCCGTTTAGCTCGCAACACACGTTTTCCGGTGCTTATTATTTTGCTACAAGCGGATTTGATTTTGAATATAATGGTGAATTTGCCAATGTCATTGCTTCTTGGAATTTGGCTTTAAATGCAAAATATACCAGCCCTAATTACTCCATTAATTTCTTCGGATTTGGTAATAGTACACCCAATTTAAATGCGGATGATGAAGCTAATTTTGATATGGATTACAACCGTGTAAAATTAAGCACGTTAAAATTAGCACCCTCATTAAATTGGAGGGGAGATTTAGGTGGGCATTTTAAGCTAGGGCTGAGCTATGAGTCTATTGAAGTAGAAGAGACTAGTGATCGGTTTATAAACACGTTTTATACAGCAAATGGCCAGGATAATCATAAAGATTTTATAGGAGCAGACGCTACTTATACTTTTGAAAATAAAGATAACGAGGCTTTTCCAACTTTAGGAATGCAAACAAGTTTACAGTTTGGGTACAAATCCAATATAGATGATTCAGTTGGGTTTGCCTATTTTATTCCAGAACTTGGTTTTGATTATAAATTGGTTTCCAGCGGACAACTTGTTCTGGCTACCATGGCAAAGGCCCATTTTATTTTTGGTGATGATTATGAGTTTTATCAGGCTGCAAGTATTGGAGGTGATGACGGGCTTCGTGGATACAGAAACCAAAGGTTTTCTGGCGAAAACTCATTTTATCAAAGTACGGATTTACGTTTAAACCTTCGTAAAGTTAAAACAGGGCTTTTACCATTAAATATTGGGATCTATGGTGGTTTTGATTATGGACGTGTTTGGGTTGAAAACAATATGGTTTTGAATAATAATCCTGGCTTTAATTCTAATACTTGGAACACATCTATAGGAGGTGGTATTTTTGCAAATGCAGCAGATATTATAACGCTTAATTTATCAGCATTTAATAGTGACGATGGTTTGCGCTTAGCTTTTAAAATGGGATTTGGGTTTTGA
- a CDS encoding mevalonate kinase family protein → MKGPLFYSKILLFGEYGIIKDSKGLSIPYNFYNGALKTDENPSNTAIESNASLKGFVSYLENINPELVTFDITLLKQHVHAGMYFDSSIPQGYGVGSSGALVAAIYDKYAQNKITVLENLTRVKLLKLKAIFSAMESFFHGKSSGLDPLNSYLSIPILINSKDNIEATGIPSQKNEGKNAVFLLDSGIIGETAPMVSIFMENMKQEGFRSMLKDQFIKHTDACVDDFLNGNIKSLFKNTKSLSKVVLNHFKPMIPQQFHELWKKGIETNEYYLKLCGSGGGGYILGFTEDIDRAKQSLSAYKLEVVYNF, encoded by the coding sequence ATGAAAGGACCGCTTTTTTACTCAAAAATATTACTCTTCGGAGAGTATGGAATCATTAAAGATTCCAAAGGACTGTCTATACCCTATAACTTTTACAACGGTGCTTTAAAGACAGATGAAAACCCTTCTAATACGGCTATCGAATCAAACGCAAGTTTAAAGGGTTTTGTTAGTTATTTAGAAAATATTAATCCTGAATTAGTAACTTTTGATATTACGTTGTTAAAACAGCATGTCCATGCTGGTATGTATTTCGATTCTTCTATCCCACAAGGTTATGGTGTTGGAAGTAGTGGCGCTTTAGTTGCTGCTATTTACGATAAATATGCTCAAAACAAAATTACAGTTTTAGAGAATTTAACACGAGTGAAGTTGTTGAAATTAAAAGCCATTTTTTCAGCAATGGAATCTTTTTTTCACGGAAAATCTTCTGGATTGGATCCATTGAATAGTTATTTAAGCATTCCAATTCTTATCAATTCTAAAGATAATATTGAAGCAACAGGTATACCTTCTCAAAAGAATGAAGGTAAAAATGCGGTTTTTTTATTAGATAGTGGCATTATTGGAGAAACAGCACCTATGGTGAGCATTTTTATGGAAAACATGAAGCAGGAAGGTTTTCGTAGCATGCTCAAAGACCAATTTATAAAACATACAGATGCTTGTGTTGACGATTTTTTAAATGGAAATATTAAATCATTATTTAAAAACACAAAGAGCTTGTCAAAGGTCGTTTTAAACCATTTTAAGCCTATGATTCCTCAACAGTTTCACGAGCTTTGGAAAAAAGGTATTGAAACAAACGAATATTATTTAAAGCTTTGTGGTTCTGGTGGCGGCGGTTATATTCTTGGGTTTACAGAAGATATCGATAGAGCAAAACAATCACTTAGTGCTTATAAATTAGAAGTCGTTTATAACTTCTAA
- the mvaD gene encoding diphosphomevalonate decarboxylase → MQETRFIPKAYTSSIENGSFTWSSPSNIALVKYWGKKEHQIPENPSVSFTLDNCKTTTTLSFSKKESSDDFSFDVFLDGDKKDDFKLKIEAFFKRIEAYLPFLRDYYFKIETSNTFPHSSGIASSASGMSALALCLMSIEEELDVDHFDDYFFQKASFLARLGSGSACRSLEGDLVVWGKHDEIDGSSDLFGVKYPFEVHQNFKNYQDTILLVDKGEKQVSSTVGHNLMYGHPFAQERFKQAHENLSSLISVFKEGDLDTFIEIVESEALTLHAMMMTSMPYFILMKPNTLEIINKIWSFRKKTGSKVCFTLDAGANVHVLYPKNESKQVCGFIKNELVAYCQNGHYICDRIGFGAKQLTIEN, encoded by the coding sequence ATGCAAGAAACACGATTTATTCCTAAAGCCTATACAAGTTCTATTGAAAACGGAAGTTTTACATGGTCATCACCAAGTAACATTGCTTTAGTTAAATATTGGGGTAAAAAAGAACACCAAATTCCAGAGAATCCATCGGTTAGTTTTACACTCGATAATTGTAAAACAACAACAACTTTGAGTTTTTCTAAAAAAGAAAGTTCAGATGATTTCTCGTTTGATGTTTTTTTAGATGGAGATAAAAAAGATGATTTTAAACTGAAAATTGAAGCTTTTTTCAAGCGTATAGAAGCTTATTTACCATTTTTAAGAGACTATTATTTTAAAATCGAAACATCTAATACCTTTCCTCATAGTTCTGGCATTGCATCTTCTGCCAGTGGTATGAGCGCTTTAGCTTTGTGTTTAATGAGTATAGAAGAAGAATTAGACGTAGACCATTTTGATGATTATTTCTTTCAAAAAGCATCTTTCTTAGCACGTTTAGGCTCAGGAAGTGCCTGTAGAAGTTTGGAAGGTGATTTAGTAGTTTGGGGGAAACACGACGAGATTGATGGAAGTTCAGATCTATTTGGAGTCAAGTACCCATTTGAAGTACACCAAAACTTTAAAAATTATCAAGACACTATTTTATTAGTTGATAAAGGCGAAAAACAAGTAAGTAGTACGGTTGGTCATAATTTAATGTACGGTCATCCATTTGCACAAGAACGTTTTAAACAAGCTCATGAAAATCTATCTAGCTTAATAAGCGTATTTAAAGAAGGCGACTTAGATACATTTATAGAAATTGTTGAAAGTGAAGCGTTGACACTTCATGCGATGATGATGACCAGTATGCCATACTTTATCTTAATGAAACCAAATACCTTAGAAATAATAAATAAAATATGGTCGTTTAGAAAAAAAACAGGCTCTAAAGTATGTTTTACTTTAGACGCTGGGGCTAATGTTCATGTTTTGTATCCTAAAAATGAAAGTAAACAAGTTTGTGGGTTTATTAAAAATGAACTAGTTGCATATTGTCAAAATGGGCATTATATTTGCGATAGAATTGGTTTTGGAGCAAAGCAATTAACAATTGAAAATTGA
- a CDS encoding peptide-methionine (S)-S-oxide reductase produces MKLTKIALGGGCHWCTEAVFQSLKGVVKVEQGYVSSVEENSSFSEAVIVHFNTEDISLKTLVEIHLHTHKSTSNHSMRSKYRSAVYTFSEAQKEELECVIEYFQKDFDYKLITKVYPFQSFKASREAIQKYYQKDPNKPFCKTFIAPKLKYLVQKFSYQINQSKVAHIATTTV; encoded by the coding sequence ATGAAATTAACAAAAATAGCCTTAGGAGGTGGTTGTCATTGGTGCACAGAGGCTGTATTTCAATCGTTAAAAGGCGTTGTAAAAGTTGAACAAGGTTATGTGTCTTCAGTCGAAGAAAATAGTAGTTTTTCAGAAGCTGTCATTGTACATTTCAATACTGAAGATATTTCATTAAAAACACTTGTTGAAATTCATTTACATACACATAAAAGTACAAGCAACCATTCTATGCGAAGTAAATACAGGTCTGCTGTTTACACATTTTCAGAAGCACAAAAAGAGGAGTTGGAATGCGTTATTGAATATTTTCAGAAAGACTTTGACTATAAATTAATTACTAAAGTCTATCCTTTCCAATCTTTTAAAGCTTCAAGAGAAGCTATTCAAAAGTATTATCAAAAAGACCCGAATAAACCCTTTTGTAAAACATTTATTGCCCCCAAATTAAAGTACTTGGTACAAAAATTTTCTTATCAAATTAACCAAAGTAAAGTAGCACATATAGCTACGACTACAGTATAA
- a CDS encoding BaiN/RdsA family NAD(P)/FAD-dependent oxidoreductase, giving the protein MKAYDVIIVGGGAAGFFAAINIAEQNPSLKVAILERGKEGLQKVKISGGGRCNVTHAEFIPSELVQNYPRGEKELLGPFHQFMTGDTMEWFEKRGVPLKIEDDGRMFPVSNSSQTIIDCFLSETKKHGVTVLYNHSVKSIKKKQDIWELDTTEDAFVSKKVLIATGSNPKIWSLLESLGHAILQPVPSLFTFDIKDPRIKDIPGVVAQNVAIKVVDSHLESEGPLLITHVGMSAPAILKLSAFGALELAKRDYKFQIKINFIKQNFKDCLDDLKEFKQKSAKKMVFKFAQYELPKRLWQQFVLASNISNTTTWADINRQQLEALALQLTEALFKVTGKSTFKEEFVTAGGVDLKEVNFKTFESKLCENLYFAGEILNIDAITGGFNFQNAWTGAYIAAKSIAR; this is encoded by the coding sequence ATGAAAGCATACGACGTTATTATTGTTGGTGGTGGAGCAGCAGGTTTTTTTGCAGCCATTAATATTGCTGAGCAAAACCCGAGTTTAAAAGTAGCCATTTTAGAACGCGGCAAAGAAGGGCTTCAAAAAGTAAAAATATCTGGAGGCGGACGTTGTAATGTGACGCATGCGGAATTTATACCTTCTGAATTAGTACAAAATTATCCGAGAGGTGAAAAAGAATTATTAGGACCTTTTCATCAGTTTATGACGGGTGATACTATGGAGTGGTTCGAAAAAAGAGGTGTGCCATTAAAAATTGAAGACGATGGACGTATGTTTCCTGTGTCAAATTCATCTCAAACCATCATTGATTGTTTTTTAAGTGAAACAAAAAAACATGGTGTTACCGTCTTATATAATCATTCGGTGAAATCTATTAAAAAGAAGCAAGACATATGGGAATTAGACACAACCGAAGACGCGTTTGTTTCAAAAAAAGTATTAATAGCAACCGGTAGCAATCCGAAGATTTGGAGTTTATTGGAAAGTTTAGGACATGCTATTTTACAACCAGTTCCTTCATTGTTTACTTTCGATATTAAGGATCCTCGAATTAAAGATATTCCAGGTGTTGTAGCTCAAAATGTAGCCATTAAAGTTGTTGATAGTCATTTAGAGTCAGAAGGACCATTGCTTATTACCCATGTAGGAATGAGTGCTCCGGCAATTTTAAAACTTTCGGCATTTGGTGCTTTAGAATTGGCAAAACGCGATTATAAATTTCAAATTAAAATCAATTTTATAAAACAAAATTTTAAAGATTGTTTAGATGATTTAAAGGAATTTAAACAAAAATCAGCAAAAAAGATGGTATTTAAATTTGCTCAATATGAATTGCCAAAAAGGTTATGGCAACAATTTGTATTAGCATCCAATATTTCAAATACAACAACTTGGGCAGATATAAACAGACAACAATTAGAAGCTTTAGCATTACAATTAACTGAGGCCTTATTTAAGGTTACTGGTAAAAGCACCTTTAAAGAAGAGTTTGTTACTGCTGGAGGTGTTGATTTAAAAGAAGTTAATTTTAAAACCTTTGAAAGTAAGCTTTGTGAAAACTTGTATTTTGCTGGCGAAATTTTAAATATAGATGCCATTACAGGCGGGTTTAATTTTCAGAATGCATGGACAGGGGCTTATATTGCTGCTAAGTCTATTGCACGATAG
- a CDS encoding four helix bundle protein, producing the protein MKKDNVVKSKSYRFAVRIVNLYKFLAEEKKEFVISKQLLRSGTSIGANVREAEHAESKADFIHKLSIALKEANETEYWLDLLNETDYINNSEYLSIQLGIKELLRLLISIIKASKQR; encoded by the coding sequence ATGAAGAAGGATAATGTTGTTAAATCCAAAAGCTATCGTTTTGCAGTTAGAATTGTTAATTTATATAAGTTTTTAGCTGAAGAAAAAAAGGAGTTTGTAATCTCTAAACAATTATTGCGATCAGGAACATCTATTGGAGCAAATGTTAGAGAAGCAGAACATGCCGAAAGCAAAGCAGATTTTATTCATAAATTATCAATTGCTTTAAAAGAAGCTAACGAAACGGAATATTGGCTAGATTTACTGAATGAAACGGATTATATAAATAATTCTGAGTATCTTAGTATTCAATTAGGTATTAAGGAACTATTAAGATTATTAATAAGTATTATTAAAGCCTCAAAACAACGTTAA